Part of the Rhodothermales bacterium genome is shown below.
AAACGAGCGAAGCGACTTACGAAGTAATCCAGCCATCAGACTGGCATTTTTCTGGGTCCCCGCCTGCGCGGGGATGACTTGCTCCTTATGCAATACGCACATCTCAACAGTTTCTTAAGGCCTTGCCCTAGTGGAGGCGCAGCATCAGCAGGGACGCGATCACCGTAATCGCCGTCACGATCCAGAAGCGGACGGCGATCTTGGCTTCGTGTACCCCCATCGCTTCGAAGTGATGATGGATGGGCGCCATCCGAAACACCCTCTTGCCGGTTCCCGTTTTCCGTCGTGTGTACTTGAAGTAGCTCGTCTGAATGACGACGGACAGCGTCTCGATGAAGTAGATCGAGCAGAGCAGAGGGAGCAGCAGCTCGATGCGGATCATTAAAGCGAGGGCGCCAACCGCGGCGCCCAGAGCCAGCGAACCCGTATCGCCCATGAAGACCGATGCCGGGTAGCCGTTGTGCCAGAGAAAACCGAAGCAGGCGGCGGCCATGGCGATGGCAAAAACGACCAGTTCGCTGGCGCCGCGGAGATAGATGATGTTGAGAAACTCGGCGAAGTCGACGCGGCCGGCGCTGTAAACGAGGGCCGAAAGCCCGAGGCCAACAATGGCCGTGACGCCGGCGGCCAGCCCATCCAGCCCGTCCGTGAGATTGACGGCGTTCGAGACGGCGGTAACGATAAACACCGCGACGGGGATATAGACGATCCAGCCGAGATCGAGATCGAGGTTGGTGCCGAGCCATTCCTGGAAAAACGCGTAGTCGAACCGTACCGAATCCACAAAAGGGATGAAGGGGAGGTAGGTCTGTGCGCGGACTTCCTGAAACAGCGGGTGGAAGTAGAGCACGGCGCCGAGGATGATGCCTATGCTCACCTGCCCGATGAGTTTGATCCGCGCCGGCAGCCCGCTTTTGTCGCGCTTCACCACCTTGATGTAGTCGTCCGCAAACCCGAATGCCCCCATCCAGGCGGTGACGAGGAGGATGAGCCAGACGTACACCTGCCCGATGGCGCCCCAGAGCAGCGTGGCGCCGAGGACAGAGATCAGGATGATGACGCCCCCCATGGTGGGGGTGCCGGCTTTATGCGAGTGGTCAACCGCGCCGGCGCGGACGCCTTCCCGCACCTGCTCGCCGATCTGCCGCTTGCGCAACCAGGCGATGATGTGGCGTCCCGCGTACAGCGAAATGATCAGCGCCGTTATGGCCGCCAGCGCCGCCCGGTTGTTGATAAACCGGATCGCCTGGAAGCCCGGTGGCTGGTACAGTTGCTCCAGATAATCAATGAGGTAATACAGCATAGTTCACGTTGCACGTTTCATGGCCCAAACCATTTCCTCGCTTCTTCGCGATCGTCGAACGGATATTTCTGGACGCCGACAACCTGATACGGCTCATGGCCTTTGCCGGCGATCAGGATCACATCGCCCAGCTCGCTTCGGGCCGCGGCGATCGCGATGGCCTCGCGGCGGTCCACCACCCAGAGGACGTCGGCCGGCCGGCTCATGCCGCGGCGAATATCGTTGAGAATGACCTCGGGGTCCTCGGTGCGGGGGTTGTCGCTCGTGACGACAACCCGGTCGGCATTGGCTTCGGCGATGCTCCCCATGATCCGGCGTTTGTCCCGGTCGCGATCGCCGCCGCAGCCAAAAAGGCACCAGAGGCGAGCGCCCACCGGCATCACCTCCCGAACCGCGCGGAGGATATTCTCCAGCGCATCCGGGGTGTGGGCGTAGTCGACGACAACGGTGCGTCGCCGGCTTACGTGCAGGTACTCGAACCGCCCGGGCACGGGCCGCGCCTCGCTCAGGGCGTTCAGCACGTCGGAGGCGGCGTAGCCCATCGACCGGCCGGCGGCGTACGCGGCGGCCAGGTTGTAGGCGTTGAAGGCGCCGACGAGCCGAAACGCGCGGTCGGCCCCATCGAGCCGGAGGCGTAACCCGTCGAGCCGGCTCTCGCGGATCTCGAAGCGGATGTCGGCTCCCTCGTGGCGGCCGTAGGAGAGGCGTCGGGCGCGGGTGTCGGCCACCATGGGAAGGCCGCTCGGGTCATCTGCGTTATAGATGGCGCCGGCGGCCGGGGAAAGGCCGTCGAAAAGCCTCTTTTTGGCGTCGCGGTAGGCTTCCATCGTCCCGTGATAATCGAGATGATCACGCGTCAGATTCGTAAAGATGCCTGCCTCGAAGGTGAGTCCGCGCACCCGCTCTTGCATGAGCGCGTGGGAGGACACCTCCATACTCGCCGCCGTGCAGCCCTCGTCCACCATGCGCCTGAACAGGCGGTTGATGTCGAGCACATCGGGGGTGGTGTGGGATGCTTCCATCACTTCGGTCCCGATGCGGTACTCGATGGTGCTCAGGAGTCCGGTTTTGTGGCCGAACGCTTCCAGCATGTGATGCAGCAGGAAGGCGGTCGTCGTTTTGCCATTCGTGCCCGTCACGCCCACGAGCCGGAGGCTCCGGGTGGGGTTGTCGTAGAAGCAGGCGGCCAGTTCCGCCAGGGCGGCGCGGGCGTCGCCCACCTGTACGAAGGCGATGCCGGGAAAGCGCTCGCGCACTTGCTCCGGCATCGCCTCGCACACGATGGCAATGGCTCCGTTTAAAACAGTCTTTTCAATGAACAGATGCCCGTCGGTCTGGCCGCCCTTGACGGCGACAAACAGTCCTCCAGGCCCGACCTTCCGGCTGTCGTTGGCCAGATGGTCGATCGGTATATCTGTTGTATGTCCCAGCTGCTGCTGGACCAGCCCCGCGCTTGCGAGGCGTTGTATCAACTCGTGTAACACAATCATCATGCGCTCCCGTTGGCTTCGCCGGCGGCACTAGTGGGCCGGCGGCGACGGCCGGCGCATCATCGGCAACGAACCACCGCCACCGATGGCAGCGGTTGACCCGCGGCCGGCGACTGGCTGACGACCATGCCGTCTCCCTCGATGCGTATGGTAACCCCCAGCGCATCAAGCCAGCGCACGGCCTGCCGCAGGCTCAAGCCCGCGAGATCGGGCATCCGCGAAACAGCGTAAGCCGTATCAGCCTCCGCCGTGCGCAGGGTGGCGCGTGTACCGGAAAACGCCGTCTCGCCCGGTGCCGGCGACTGCTCACCGACGGTTCGGAACAGGTGGTCGTCATCCGTTTCCCGCACCGCGAATCCCGCCGAAATCATACGTGTTGCAGCGATAGCGGCCGGCAAGCCGACCACCTGCGGCGCATAACGCACTTCCTCTCGGGGCGGATACGTTACCGCTACCAGCTGCTCGGCCAGATCCGGCTTTGACCCGACCCATCGCCGCGCGATGCGTTGAAAGATCGGCGCCGTGATGACGCCGCTATCCCCGCGTTTTTTCGGCTCCGCGAGCATCAGCAAAATGGCCACCTCCGGCTTGTCTGCCGGGAAAAAGCCGACGTACGAGACGCGGTGTAACTGGTCGTCGTACGATCCATCCACCAGGACGCGCGCTGTGCCGGTTTTGCCAGCGATGCGCAGACCCTCGATGTGGGCGTACCGGGCGGTCCCGGTTTCGACGACGTCTTCAAACGCCGGCAGCAGCGCCTTCGCCGTCTTCCGTGAAAAGGCGCGCCGGATCGAATCGGGCTCGGCTTTCCACAGCAGCCGGCCTTCGATGTCGCGCCGCTCGGCGACGACGTACGGTTTCACCAACACGCCGCCGTTGGCGAGAGCGCTATAGGCGGACAGGATCTGGATCGGCGTGACGTCCACTTCATAGCCGATGCTGATCGACGTCTGGGACGTTCCACTCCATGCGCGGGGCTTTTTCAAGAAGCCATCCACCTCACCCGGCAGATCCACCCAGGTACGCTGCCCGAATCCCATGTTGCGCGCGTACTGGTAAAACACGCCGCGGTCGAGCCGCGTCGCCGTCTTCCCGATGGCGATGTTGCTGGACTTGGCGATGGCCTCGGCGAAGGTGATGGTGCCGTAGCCGTGAATGTCGTGCAGCGGCCGACCATCGACGATGGCGAATCCGTTCCCCGTCTCGATCGAATCCGTCAGCGCGATCGCACCCTGCTCTACCGCGGCGACAGCCGTTACGAGCTTAAACGTCGACCCCGGCTCGACACGGTCCGTTATCGCGCGATTACGGCGCGCCGCCTCGCCGAAGAGGTGCGCCCGGTTCGGATCGTACGTGGGCACGTTCGCCATCCCCAGGATGGCCCCGTCGAACGGGTTCATCGCGATGGCCGTCCCCCAGGTGGCCCCGGTAGCCTCGACGCCGGCGGCCAGCTCTTCATGGAGAATCGACTGAAGGACGAGGTCTAGCGTAAGCACGAGGTTCTCGCCATCGTGCGGCTCGACCACGGCGCCATCGACATCCGCCCGGATCCGGCCCAAGCGGTCGCGCTGGAACATGCGCTGGCCGGCCGTCCCCTGGAGGTGGGCGTTGTACTGCAACTCGAGCCCATCCAGCCCCTGCCCATCGCTCCCGACATGCCCGAGCACATGCGCCACCGACGCGCCGTGGTTATACCGCCGGCTATAGGCCGGGGTCAGGACCAGGCCGGGCACGCCCCATGTTTCGAGACGCTCTTTCTGCTCCTCGGCCAGATTCCGCGTGAGCACCGCGTATTTCGGGCTCGATCGGGACGAGACCGCCCGCCGAAAATCACCGGCCGGCCGGCCGGTGAGCTGCGACAATTTGTCAAAGAACGAATCCGCGATGTCGGACGTGAAGCCCTCGACGGTAGGGTCGATCGCAAGCTGGTAGTTTGCCGTGTTCACCACCAGCGCACGCCCTTCGCGATCGTAGATGCTGCCCCGCATGGCGGGTATCGGGACGGCCGCGCTGGCCTGCCGTTCGCCGGCATCGCCCAATTCCGCGCTATCGGTCACATAGATCCAGATCAGCCTGCCCGCGATAAACACAGGCAGCACACCGAGCAGCACCAGCACGAGGTACATACGCAGCTGTATGTTTTCTCTGGCTCCCATGCGTCTACAGCGTAGCTTTTAAGGCGATGAAGACCCCGATCACTCCGGCTGCTGCCAGGTGATCGCGGGCCCGTACATGATATCTTCTTCGAGGCCGAGCGCACGCGCACGCTCGTATATGGCGGCCGGGCCCGTCATCTGATCCAGCACACCATGAAATCGGTTCACTTTTAACTCCAGCCGCAACTGTTCCTTCTTGGCGCGCTCCACCATGGACAGCACCTCCTGCGTGGCGTATACATGCCGCACATAGAGACCCAGCGCAAGGCCTATCCCCACGATGACCAGGGCGAAGTGGACCGTGGATACCTGACCCAGGAACGAGTTGGCTCCCGAATGCGCGTTTCGCGGGAGCATCCGTTCGTTGCCCACGGCCAGATCACTCCATCCCGGCAGGGTATCCACCCCGTCGGCCATCGAATCGGCGATCCACTGAGAAACGGGCTGCCGCGAACGCACCTGGGGAGGGGCCTGGTGTAGGGGCGTGCGCGCCGGCCGTTTCCGGCGCTCCGGCCGGATATGTGTCGTGCTCGTGCTGCTCATAGGAAATGATCGCCCCGAAGGACAATCGATACAGCGTTACATAGTTAGATGCGTTCTGCAAGGCGCAAGCGTGCGCTACGGGCTCGTGGATTGGCGGCGATCTCGGCGTCGTCCGGCGCCACCGCCTGACGGGTGACCGGTCGCCAGGGCGACTCGGTATTGCCGTAAAGGTCGCGATGGACCTCCCCTTCCAGATTGCCGGCGCGCATGTAGCGCTTAACCCGACGATCCTCCAGGGAGTGGTAGCTAATGAT
Proteins encoded:
- a CDS encoding penicillin-binding transpeptidase domain-containing protein, which codes for MGARENIQLRMYLVLVLLGVLPVFIAGRLIWIYVTDSAELGDAGERQASAAVPIPAMRGSIYDREGRALVVNTANYQLAIDPTVEGFTSDIADSFFDKLSQLTGRPAGDFRRAVSSRSSPKYAVLTRNLAEEQKERLETWGVPGLVLTPAYSRRYNHGASVAHVLGHVGSDGQGLDGLELQYNAHLQGTAGQRMFQRDRLGRIRADVDGAVVEPHDGENLVLTLDLVLQSILHEELAAGVEATGATWGTAIAMNPFDGAILGMANVPTYDPNRAHLFGEAARRNRAITDRVEPGSTFKLVTAVAAVEQGAIALTDSIETGNGFAIVDGRPLHDIHGYGTITFAEAIAKSSNIAIGKTATRLDRGVFYQYARNMGFGQRTWVDLPGEVDGFLKKPRAWSGTSQTSISIGYEVDVTPIQILSAYSALANGGVLVKPYVVAERRDIEGRLLWKAEPDSIRRAFSRKTAKALLPAFEDVVETGTARYAHIEGLRIAGKTGTARVLVDGSYDDQLHRVSYVGFFPADKPEVAILLMLAEPKKRGDSGVITAPIFQRIARRWVGSKPDLAEQLVAVTYPPREEVRYAPQVVGLPAAIAATRMISAGFAVRETDDDHLFRTVGEQSPAPGETAFSGTRATLRTAEADTAYAVSRMPDLAGLSLRQAVRWLDALGVTIRIEGDGMVVSQSPAAGQPLPSVAVVRCR
- the mraY gene encoding phospho-N-acetylmuramoyl-pentapeptide-transferase, which gives rise to MLYYLIDYLEQLYQPPGFQAIRFINNRAALAAITALIISLYAGRHIIAWLRKRQIGEQVREGVRAGAVDHSHKAGTPTMGGVIILISVLGATLLWGAIGQVYVWLILLVTAWMGAFGFADDYIKVVKRDKSGLPARIKLIGQVSIGIILGAVLYFHPLFQEVRAQTYLPFIPFVDSVRFDYAFFQEWLGTNLDLDLGWIVYIPVAVFIVTAVSNAVNLTDGLDGLAAGVTAIVGLGLSALVYSAGRVDFAEFLNIIYLRGASELVVFAIAMAAACFGFLWHNGYPASVFMGDTGSLALGAAVGALALMIRIELLLPLLCSIYFIETLSVVIQTSYFKYTRRKTGTGKRVFRMAPIHHHFEAMGVHEAKIAVRFWIVTAITVIASLLMLRLH
- a CDS encoding UDP-N-acetylmuramoyl-L-alanyl-D-glutamate--2,6-diaminopimelate ligase, with translation MMIVLHELIQRLASAGLVQQQLGHTTDIPIDHLANDSRKVGPGGLFVAVKGGQTDGHLFIEKTVLNGAIAIVCEAMPEQVRERFPGIAFVQVGDARAALAELAACFYDNPTRSLRLVGVTGTNGKTTTAFLLHHMLEAFGHKTGLLSTIEYRIGTEVMEASHTTPDVLDINRLFRRMVDEGCTAASMEVSSHALMQERVRGLTFEAGIFTNLTRDHLDYHGTMEAYRDAKKRLFDGLSPAAGAIYNADDPSGLPMVADTRARRLSYGRHEGADIRFEIRESRLDGLRLRLDGADRAFRLVGAFNAYNLAAAYAAGRSMGYAASDVLNALSEARPVPGRFEYLHVSRRRTVVVDYAHTPDALENILRAVREVMPVGARLWCLFGCGGDRDRDKRRIMGSIAEANADRVVVTSDNPRTEDPEVILNDIRRGMSRPADVLWVVDRREAIAIAAARSELGDVILIAGKGHEPYQVVGVQKYPFDDREEARKWFGP